A genome region from Actinomycetota bacterium includes the following:
- a CDS encoding 4a-hydroxytetrahydrobiopterin dehydratase, with protein sequence MSYPSTMAGMTEDQIREALAELPGWRYERGEIFKQYKFPSFLDAIAFIDRLADAAEEANHHPDLENHYNRVRVALHTWSEDGVTEKDIALAHRIEAIEEPAGF encoded by the coding sequence CCGAGGACCAGATCCGCGAGGCCCTGGCCGAACTCCCGGGGTGGCGATACGAACGGGGAGAGATCTTCAAGCAGTACAAGTTCCCCTCGTTCCTGGATGCCATCGCGTTCATCGACCGGCTGGCGGACGCGGCCGAGGAGGCCAACCACCATCCGGACCTGGAGAACCACTACAACCGGGTCCGGGTGGCCCTGCACACGTGGTCCGAGGACGGCGTGACCGAGAAGGACATCGCCCTGGCCCACCGGATCGAGGCGATCGAGGAGCCGGCGGGCTTCTAA
- a CDS encoding magnesium transporter, with the protein MAFPPRRARSLWAYFLAERRTLRQGLAALLLSTAAGLVAGITLGSISKTLVLLPSLFILIPAAVGMKGTIFGAIGARLGTSTHAGLFEVSWDRRGVLFQNVYVGVITTFSSCLYLAALARLSALAFGLRSISFFDFVTISVIGGVLGSAVAMALTIGLSLVAVRRGYDLDAVSTPIVTASGDMVTIPSLFLATFIVRDAHIVSTVVASTSIVVCLYATVRGFLTGLPLARRAILEMTGVIVLTPLLDILAGTLVEPRINRFHEFPALLAIIPPLVSNAGALGGILSSRLSSKLHLGLLSPRARPEGAALLDGALVFVTGAVVFTVVGVIGYVYGLFVGKSLGAGVMIGGTLLTGMIATVVAIVVGYYVAVLSARFGLDPDNQSVPVITSAMDLAGVLSFLFVLSLLGVVTHG; encoded by the coding sequence ATGGCCTTTCCTCCCCGCCGCGCGCGGAGCCTGTGGGCCTACTTCCTGGCGGAGCGACGGACCCTCCGCCAGGGCCTTGCCGCGCTCCTGCTCTCGACCGCCGCGGGCCTCGTCGCCGGCATAACGCTCGGCTCCATCTCCAAGACGCTGGTCCTGCTTCCGTCGCTGTTCATCCTCATCCCGGCGGCCGTCGGGATGAAAGGGACCATCTTCGGCGCGATCGGGGCCCGCCTGGGAACGAGCACGCACGCCGGACTGTTCGAGGTGAGCTGGGACCGGCGCGGCGTGCTGTTCCAAAACGTCTACGTCGGGGTCATCACGACGTTCTCGTCGTGCCTGTACCTGGCCGCGCTGGCCCGGCTGTCCGCGCTCGCGTTCGGCCTGCGCTCCATCTCGTTCTTCGACTTCGTCACCATCTCGGTGATCGGCGGCGTGCTGGGGTCCGCCGTGGCCATGGCCCTCACCATCGGGCTGTCCCTGGTGGCGGTGCGCCGGGGCTACGACCTGGACGCCGTGTCCACCCCCATCGTCACGGCCTCCGGCGACATGGTCACCATCCCGTCGCTGTTCCTGGCCACGTTCATCGTCCGCGACGCGCACATCGTCTCCACCGTCGTCGCGTCGACCTCGATCGTGGTGTGCCTGTACGCGACGGTCCGCGGGTTCCTGACGGGACTGCCCCTGGCCCGGCGAGCCATCCTCGAGATGACCGGGGTGATCGTGCTCACACCGCTGCTGGACATCCTGGCCGGGACCCTGGTGGAGCCGCGGATCAACCGCTTCCACGAGTTCCCGGCGCTGCTCGCGATCATCCCGCCCCTGGTGTCGAACGCCGGGGCGCTGGGAGGGATCCTGTCCTCGCGGCTGTCCTCCAAGCTCCACCTCGGTCTTCTGTCGCCGAGGGCCCGGCCCGAGGGCGCCGCGCTGCTGGACGGTGCGCTGGTGTTCGTGACCGGCGCGGTCGTGTTCACGGTGGTCGGCGTGATCGGCTACGTGTACGGCCTGTTCGTGGGGAAGTCGCTGGGGGCGGGGGTGATGATCGGCGGCACGCTCCTGACCGGCATGATCGCCACGGTCGTCGCCATCGTGGTGGGGTACTACGTCGCCGTGCTGTCGGCCAGGTTCGGCCTGGACCCGGACAACCAGTCGGTCCCCGTGATCACCAGCGCGATGGACCTGGCCGGCGTGCTCTCGTTCCTGTTCGTTCTGTCACTATTGGGGGTAGTCACGCATGGCTGA
- a CDS encoding potassium channel protein, with protein MADPEPPRNVKELLVEAKDASELMVDLAYGAVFFNEEDLAEEVEKLESRMDGYLRRLREVAMLAARSPEDAEAMGGVLHIAAAIEKIGDAASDIARVVQAKLGIPDALRRDLRHADEIVGRVKVREGSTAIGQSLRELMLPSEIGAWLIAVRRGSEWEFDPHGETVITDGDVLLFQGPEESVNLIRQVAGAPPLPPGPDYESPPLDELDRAVDILVEMKNSAEVAVGLAYSALLFNDPALAAEVATLEARSDFLHDELESWVLKAAPEARNSDELRGLLRLGYASEMIFDAARDMTWLVEHGEELHPVVRMALEETEEVAVETMVEAGSAAEGHSLKQLAVETETGMLVLAVQRGRRWIYRPRARFELQAGDRVISIGPEEGADELAKLCATPAGAFRES; from the coding sequence ATGGCTGATCCGGAACCGCCAAGGAACGTCAAGGAGCTGCTCGTCGAGGCGAAGGATGCCTCCGAGCTGATGGTCGACCTGGCCTACGGTGCCGTCTTCTTCAACGAGGAGGACCTGGCCGAGGAGGTCGAGAAGCTCGAGAGCCGCATGGACGGCTACCTCCGCCGGCTCCGCGAGGTGGCCATGCTGGCCGCCCGCAGCCCCGAGGACGCCGAGGCCATGGGCGGGGTGCTCCACATCGCGGCGGCCATCGAGAAGATCGGCGACGCCGCTTCCGACATCGCGCGGGTGGTGCAGGCCAAGCTCGGGATTCCCGACGCATTGCGCCGCGACCTCCGGCACGCCGACGAGATCGTGGGCCGGGTGAAGGTCCGGGAGGGCTCCACCGCCATCGGGCAGTCGCTCCGCGAGCTGATGCTGCCATCCGAGATCGGCGCGTGGCTGATCGCGGTTCGGCGGGGAAGCGAGTGGGAGTTCGACCCGCACGGCGAGACCGTGATCACCGACGGGGACGTCCTGCTGTTCCAGGGTCCCGAGGAGAGCGTGAACCTGATCCGCCAGGTCGCCGGCGCGCCGCCGCTGCCGCCCGGTCCCGACTACGAGAGCCCTCCGCTCGACGAGCTGGACCGGGCCGTGGACATCCTGGTGGAGATGAAGAACTCGGCGGAGGTGGCCGTGGGCCTGGCCTACTCGGCGCTGCTGTTCAACGACCCCGCCCTGGCCGCCGAGGTGGCCACGCTGGAGGCCCGCAGCGACTTCCTCCACGACGAGCTGGAGTCCTGGGTCCTGAAGGCCGCCCCCGAGGCCCGCAACTCCGACGAGCTCCGAGGCTTGCTCCGGCTGGGCTACGCCAGCGAGATGATCTTCGACGCCGCGCGCGACATGACCTGGCTGGTCGAGCACGGCGAGGAGCTCCACCCGGTGGTCCGCATGGCTCTGGAGGAAACGGAAGAGGTGGCGGTGGAGACCATGGTCGAGGCGGGCTCCGCGGCCGAGGGGCACTCGCTGAAGCAGCTAGCGGTGGAGACCGAGACGGGGATGCTCGTGCTGGCCGTGCAGCGGGGCCGCCGGTGGATCTACCGGCCCCGGGCCCGCTTCGAGCTCCAGGCCGGCGACCGGGTCATCTCCATCGGCCCAGAGGAAGGCGCCGACGAGCTGGCCAAGCTGTGCGCCACACCCGCCGGCGCGTTCCGGGAATCGTAG